The following are encoded together in the Acanthochromis polyacanthus isolate Apoly-LR-REF ecotype Palm Island chromosome 14, KAUST_Apoly_ChrSc, whole genome shotgun sequence genome:
- the LOC110962972 gene encoding probable ribonuclease ZC3H12C, which produces MGLKDHLEDGTGHILSLGLDLDYLHVEGAERQAGPSFATGAGNIGVLQATAGAPSSSSNSIGSTSTSFSTHSSYSSSSSCSNLSEESAISDSEDERLQSESKDLHHRESSRLDLAPNQPSGDPLQSQPLAPTDPATDYRTKVEFALKLGYSEDLVMLVLRKLGPDALINDVLGELVKLGTKTEMEQPGGPTVSQSPSSSLSSSLACSSSSDSPLDSCRLPCPSKLLEDKENLRPVVVDGSNVAMSHGNKEVFSCQGIQLAVDWFLERGHQDITVFVPAWRKEQSRPDALITDQEILRRLEKEKILVFTPSRRVQGRRVVCYDDRFIVKLAYESDGIIVSNDNYRDLANEKPEWKKFIDERLLMYSFVNDKFMPPDDPLGRHGPSLENFLRKRPVVPEHRKQPCPYGKKCTYGHKCKFYHPERGSKPQRSVADELRASVKTSSVSSRGLLENALMIKSQNDKSEEMVETEPSRSIGNKQLYQSPRRAFNDLMEDRLRIHSKAEGRRGSGSSGSSSCSSSIVGHPAPGGPPSSSGHLDHCKLPGGGSGSSFRTAGGSGLIQAESYHRCESPEVGYRSLVKTYSSLSLLVPQTPEYFLPADLRAGSLLSDCSSEGSVSSDSFSPDPMLDDSPKCHHHHPHHNHHYSGQYAQLPSLASHGLTQHSPCGYSVPPGLRRHHGFGMEDPPLSVPSHASPRPFKTTSSYIPPQRQHPLLSNFVGDLPPRPPHPTLPSTTYSQPQSSPFGRNLIGSLWQEGGLQDSRVYEGSPLQARRNYSGLNQKPQHQINWATNYQTTPNTCYDLFSHKNLPQVHGKSWCSPWSQQALSPPHSLSAASLPPQQPLPSIATHKNHLPPAPQHQEPPALGRYQDLRERVFANLCGIFPPDLVRMVMTRNPHVTDAQELAAAILMEKSQHSS; this is translated from the exons ATGGGCCTGAAGGACCATCTGGAGGATGGGACAGGCCACATCCTCAGTCTGGGGCTGGATCTGGACTACCTCCATGTGGAAGGTGCTGAGCGGCAGGCCGGCCCAAGCTTTGCGACGGGTGCTGGGAATATAGGAGTCCTCCAGGCCACAGCTGGTGcaccgagcagcagcagcaacagtatTGGCAGCACCAGCACAAGTTTTAGCACCCATTCaagctacagcagcagcagcagttgcaGCAACCTTTCTGAGGAGAGTGCCATCTCTGACAGTGAAGATGAACGGCTCCAGTCTGAATCTAAAGACCTCCACCACAGGGAGTCCTCCAGGCTGGACCTAGCACCAAACCAGCCCTCTGGAGACCCTCTACAGTCACAACCATTAGCCCCCACTGACCCCGCCACTGACTACCGTACCAAAGTGGAGTTTGCTCTCAAGCTCGGCTACTCTGAGGACCTTGTGATGCTGGTTCTTAGGAAACTGGGCCCCGACGCACTCATCAATGACGTACTGGGAGAGCTAGTCAAACTGGGAACCAAGACAGAGATGGAGCAGCCTGGAGGTCCAACTGTCTCCCAGTCTCCCTCCTCATCTTTGTCATCCTCTTTGGcctgctcttcctcctccgACTCCCCTCTAGACTCCTGCCGGCTGCCGTGTCCGTCCAAGCTGctggaagacaaagaaaaccTTCGTCCTGTTGTTGTGGATGGAAGCAACGTAGCCATGAG TCATGGAAACAAGGAAGTGTTCTCCTGCCAAGGCATCCAGCTGGCAGTTGATTGGTTCTTGGAGCGAGGTCACCAGGACATCACAGTTTTTGTTCCCGCCTGGAGGAAGGAGCAGTCACGACCTGATGCTCTTATCACAG ACCAAGAGATCCTCCGGCGACTTGAGAAAGAGAAGATCCTGGTTTTCACTCCATCTCGTCGTGTTCAGGGACGCCGTGTGGTTTGTTACGATGACAGATTCATTGTGAAACTGGCCTACGAGTCGGATGGCATAATCGTATCCAATGACAACTACCGGGATCTGGCCAATGAAAAGCCAGAGTGGAAGAAGTTCATAGACGAACGCCTGCTGATGTACTCATTTGTGAATGACAA ATTCATGCCACCAGATGACCCACTGGGACGCCACGGACCGAGTCTGGAGAACTTTCTAAGGAAGAGGCCTGTTGTTCCTGAGCACCGGAAGCAACCATGCCCTTATG GGAAAAAGTGCACATACGGTCACAAGTGTAAGTTCTACCACCCTGAAAGAGGCAGCAAACCCCAGCGATCTGTGGCCGATGAACTCCGTGCCAGTGTCAAAACTTCATCAGTTTCCTCCAGAGGCTTGTTGGAAAACGCCCTGATGATAAAGAGCCAAAATGATAAATCAGAAGAAATGGTTGAGACTGAGCCAAGCCGGAGCATTGGAAACAAACAGCTTTATCAGAGTCCTCGGAGAGCCTTCAATGATCTCATGGAGGACAGACTTCGGATCCATTCCAAAGCTGAAGGCCGGAGGGGAAGCGGCAGCAGTGGCAGTAGCAGCTGTAGCAGCAGCATTGTGGGTCATCCTGCTCCCGGTGGACCCCCGTCATCATCTGGACATCTGGATCACTGCAAACTTCCTGGGGGAGGCAGTGGAAGCAGCTTCAGGACTGCTGGAGGTTCAGGACTGATCCAGGCTGAGTCCTACCACAGATGTGAGTCTCCAGAGGTAGGCTACCGGTCTTTGGTGAAGACCTATTCAAGCCTTAGCCTCCTGGTTCCTCAGACTCCTGAATACTTTTTACCGGCTGATCTGCGAGCAGGTTCGCTGCTTTCAGACTGTAGCAGTGAGGGAAGCGTCAGCTCCGACTCTTTCTCCCCAGACCCCATGCTGGACGATAGCCCCAAgtgccaccaccaccatcctcaCCACAATCACCACTACTCTGGACAGTATGCCCAGCTTCCAAGCCTCGCTTCCCATGGATTAACCCAGCACTCTCCCTGTGGTTACTCCGTTCCTCCAGGACTGCGCAGACACCATGGCTTTGGCATGGAGGACCCTCCATTATCTGTTCCTTCTCATGCATCTCCACGTCCCTTCAAGACCACTTCTTCCTACATCCCACCCCAGCGTCAGCACCCGCTGCTGAGCAATTTTGTTGGGGATTTACCACCTCGTCCACCACACCCAACCCTACCTTCCACCACTTACTCCCAGCCTCAGAGCTCCCCCTTCGGTCGCAATCTGATAGGCTCCCTTTGGCAGGAAGGTGGGCTTCAGGACTCCAGAGTGTATGAGGGGTCACCACTTCAGGCTAGAAGAAACTACTCTGGACTAAACCAAAAACCGCAGCATCAGATAAACTGGGCCACCAACTATCAGACAACCCCAAACACTTGCTATGATCTGTTTTCCCACAAGAATCTCCCACAAGTTCACGGAAAGTCTTGGTGTTCTCCTTGGAGCCAGCAAGCTCTTTCCCCACCTCATAGCCTTTCAGCAGCAAGTCTTCCACCACAGCAGCCTCTTCCATCCATTGCTACCCACAAGAATCACCTGCCTCCAGCTCCTCAGCACCAGGAGCCTCCAGCCTTGGGTCGATACCAGGACCTGAGGGAGAGAGTGTTTGCTAACTTGTGCGGCATCTTCCCACCGGATTTGGTGAGGATGGTGATGACCAGGAACCCTCATGTGACGGATGCTCAGGAGCTTGCAGCTGCAATTTTGATGGAGAAATCGCAGCACAGTTCTTGA